The following coding sequences are from one Rutidosis leptorrhynchoides isolate AG116_Rl617_1_P2 chromosome 11, CSIRO_AGI_Rlap_v1, whole genome shotgun sequence window:
- the LOC139876680 gene encoding uncharacterized protein isoform X2 — MQAGDRLKEARNINRSLSQLGNLINILAEVFETGKQRHISLQRFKIDILVARITWRKCKTCYDLCGFSSLRVVEVRRLVHCDLLNVSKLSISRHLLMNKC, encoded by the exons ATGCAAG CTGGAGATCGTTTGAAAGAAGCCAGAAATATCAATCGTTCTCTTTCGCAACTCGG AAACTTGATCAACATTCTAGCTGAAGTCTTTGAAACAGGGAAACAAAGACACATCTCCCTACAGAGATTCAAAATTGACATTCTTGTTGCAAGAATCACTTGGCGGAAATGCAAAACTTGTTATGATTTGTGCGGTTTCTCCAGCCTCAGAG TTGTAGAAGTGAGACGTTTAGTACACTGCGATTTGCTCAACGTGTCAAAGCTGTCAATATCAAGGCATTTGTTAATGAACAAATGCTGA
- the LOC139876680 gene encoding kinesin-like protein KIN-12A isoform X1 produces MNLVDLAAGDRLKEARNINRSLSQLGNLINILAEVFETGKQRHISLQRFKIDILVARITWRKCKTCYDLCGFSSLRVVEVRRLVHCDLLNVSKLSISRHLLMNKC; encoded by the exons ATGAATCTCGTTGATCTTGCAGCTGGAGATCGTTTGAAAGAAGCCAGAAATATCAATCGTTCTCTTTCGCAACTCGG AAACTTGATCAACATTCTAGCTGAAGTCTTTGAAACAGGGAAACAAAGACACATCTCCCTACAGAGATTCAAAATTGACATTCTTGTTGCAAGAATCACTTGGCGGAAATGCAAAACTTGTTATGATTTGTGCGGTTTCTCCAGCCTCAGAG TTGTAGAAGTGAGACGTTTAGTACACTGCGATTTGCTCAACGTGTCAAAGCTGTCAATATCAAGGCATTTGTTAATGAACAAATGCTGA